The genomic segment AGGAAACTGCGTAACGCTTCGGCTATGATCGCCGAAGCCCTCGAGCCAGAGACTGCCGCGCCCGAGCCGCTGAGGTCCATAGCAATGGCATACGTCAGTTCCGACGGATCATGGTATAGCGCGCGGCCGCCGGTGATACGCCGAATGACCGGCGTTGTCCCGATCCTGGTGAAATCGAGTGCCGTATCCTGCCGTTGGTTGTACCCAAAGGTGATGGCTCCTTCGCGCCAGGTGTAAAGGCGAAGAAGAATTGTGAGCGGGGACCGTGCCGATCGGGTCATCAGCCACTCATCGAACGCCATGTTGAAATACGGATCAGCAGCGAAATGCTGAAAGAACAGGAGGCTCGTCATGGAAGAAGGGGGTATAGCGGGACGGCCATGGCGGCTGTCAATTGATGGAATCGAGGCGATTCAGATCGATCTCGTACTGCTTGATCTTGAGTCGAAGCGTCGACTCGGGAATGTTCAACTGGGCGGCAGCGTGCTTCTTGACCCCTCCCTGCTGTTTGAGCGCCTTGACAATGAACTTCCGCTCCCAGAACGCCAGGTAATCATACAGCGAATATGATTCATTGAACCGGAGATCATCGCCGACGGGTGTTGGCGGCTCGTCTGCATCGATGTCAGGCACGTGACCTGAGGAAATCTTACTCGAAAGAACATCAATGCCAATAACGTCCTGCTCCCCGGCCAGCAGCACCAGCTTCTTGATCTCGTTTTCAAGCTCCCGAATGTTCCCCGGCCAATCGTATGCCACGAGATAGCGGACGGTCTCCGGCGACACATGCTTGCCGCTCTCCGCCAGGAAATGTTCGATCAGCAGCGGGATATCTTCCTTGCGCTCGCGCAGCGGCGGAAGCCGGAACGACAATGCCGAGAGACGGTAATACAGGTCCTGGCGAAACAACCCGGACGCCATCATCTGCTTCAGGTCTTTATTGGTCGCGGAAATCACTCGCACGTCCACCTTGCGCGGGACCGTTTCGCCCAACCGCACCAGCTCTTTCTCTTCGAGAACGCGCAGCACCTTGGCCTGTATGCTGAGCGGCATATCGGCGATCTCGTCAAGGAAGAACGTGCCGCCGTCCGCCTCCTCGAACAGCCCCACCTTGTCGCGGTCGGCGCCAGTGAAGGCACCCCGCTTATACCCGAATAGCTCGGATTCAAGCAGGGTCTCCGGCAAGGCCGCACAATTGACGGAGATGAACCGTTTGCTGCGACGGGTGGAATTGTAGTGGATGGCGCGCGCCAGCAAGTCCTTGCCGCTGCCGGTCTCACCTTCGATCGACACCGAAATATTCGAATTCACCACCTGTCGCACCTGGGCCAGCATCTGGATCATCTGGGCGTTGTGCGTGATGATATTCGGGAACGCTGCCTGCTCCTGCAACTGCTCTTTGAGACGACGGTTGTCTTCAAGCAGCCTCAACTTCTGCAACTCGGCTGCCTTGAGCGCGATGATATCGGAGAAGCCAACTGCGAAATTGAGCTCCGCCTGGCTGAACGGGTTCAGCGCATTGTCCGAAGACAGCTTGTCCAGATACAAATACTCGATACTACCGTCGGCCGTGCGGATCGGGATGACGATGATACTGGCCACCACCTCGGGGACATCCTGCAACAGACCGTTGATGTATGGATCGCGCCGGCAATCGAGACGCAGCGTGGGGCGCGTGGACGATATCTCCTCGTCCAGCAGACGTCCGAAATTCTCGGCGAATCGCTTAACCTGATGGGGCGTGAGGCTGAACGAAGCCGCCACCGGCTGGCTTTCGAAATCGGGCGCGAATATGATGGCCCGGTCGGCATTGGTGCGCTGAAGCAATACCTCCAGGATCTGATCAAAGCCGCTTGCTTTAAGGTCCTGAACCTCAGTCGGTGATATCATATTGCCGAACAGCTTGAATTCGTTGGCGTCGGATACCGACAGCGCCACCGCCTGATCGGTGAGCGAAACCAGAAACTGATTCACCGCGCGCACTTTAGCTTTATCATCAAAGCCCGCAAACGCACGTTCAGCACGGCTGAGCCGGCGGAACCCCCGCGCCAGGTCCCCCTGTTGGCAGGCATAGACGCCAGTGCGGTAATCGCTTTCGGCCATCCAATATTCCAACTTGAGTTTGCGGAAAAGCCGCCCCGCCTCATCGTAGCAACCCTTCACTTTGTCAGCGTACTCACTGCCGGCCTCAGCCTTGATCTCCGCCATGACCAGAAGCGCCCGTGCCAACTCATACGGGTCGCCAACCTCGCGAAGCTCTTCAACAGCCTGGCGAATATATTCCAGCGCATCAGTCATCTCGTTGCGCACGGCAAAAACACGCGCCACAACTCGGCAAGCTAAACCAACCTCGGCCTTCTCACCCAACTTACGGGCGAGATCGAGGCTCTTCTGGGCATACTTCATGGCCTCGTCGTGATTGTCCAGCGCCAGATCAACCTCGGCCAGTCTCCGACTTGTCTGCGTGACCAGGGCCGATTCCGGAGCCATCAGCCGTCCTTGCTGATAGGCCTCACTCAGGAGCGCTTTGGCACGATGCAGGTCTCCCCGCTCGTAGGCCAGTTCGCCGGCATATTCCAGATAGATGATTTTCTCCCGCTTCAGATCGAGCCGTTGAATCAATTGGTGGGCACGCTCCAATTCACGGGCGGCCAGCACGAATTCACGACGGCGCAGATACAGATAGCTCAGCGACAACTGGTCGAGCGCCACCGAGACATCGACTCCTTGCGCCTCGTGGTATGCCAACGCCGTATTCAGGTCTTCCTCCGCCTGAACCCATTGTCCGGACAGAATGTGAATTCGTCCCCGGTTGCCGACCAGCATAGCGCTCTTGTGTGGATCATTCGAGACCATGGCGGTGGCATCACCGATAAAACCGGCGGCGGTATCATAATCGCATCGGATGAAGGCAATGCGGGCGAGTTCGTTGAGGGCGTCGACCTGACCGGGCATGTCCGCGGCCCGGCGATACGAAGCCAGCGCATCGCGCGCCCGAATCTCTGCGTTCTTCAGATCGCCCAGAGATGAATAGGCCTTGGAAAGAACAAGCTGGACTCTTCCGAATCGGACATTAAGCGGGAAATCGGCCAGGAGCTTGGCGCCCCGAAGACCGTTTTCGAGCGCTTTCCGGTAGTTACCTGCCGCCCAGTAGGCCTCCGCTCGCAGCGAAAACAGCAACCCACGCTCATGGTCGCTGTCCTGAAAATCAGACTCCGACACACTCTCCAGTTCCTGGCTGGCAGGCTGGAATTTTCGTTGCCGGAGCAGTTCCTCGACGGCAAGCAGGCGGTTATCAAAAGCGTACTTCTGTGAGGAAAGAGCCATTCGCTTCGTTATCTTCTGTGTTTGTGTTACATCATGCCTAACAACGCCACCTGATCACTTCCACTACGTTCATCGTCCCACTGTACTGGTACGAACGGACACCTTCACCCGCTTGATGCTGGCGCCATCACTATACAGGTACTTAACCGTATAGTAGGAAACCTGGAACACGAGACTGGTCCATGTGTCCACCGGCTGTGGCACCACGCCCGTCGATGTTCCATCCCTTTGGGCGACCTGGGCTGAATC from the Candidatus Zixiibacteriota bacterium genome contains:
- a CDS encoding sigma 54-interacting transcriptional regulator, encoding MALSSQKYAFDNRLLAVEELLRQRKFQPASQELESVSESDFQDSDHERGLLFSLRAEAYWAAGNYRKALENGLRGAKLLADFPLNVRFGRVQLVLSKAYSSLGDLKNAEIRARDALASYRRAADMPGQVDALNELARIAFIRCDYDTAAGFIGDATAMVSNDPHKSAMLVGNRGRIHILSGQWVQAEEDLNTALAYHEAQGVDVSVALDQLSLSYLYLRRREFVLAARELERAHQLIQRLDLKREKIIYLEYAGELAYERGDLHRAKALLSEAYQQGRLMAPESALVTQTSRRLAEVDLALDNHDEAMKYAQKSLDLARKLGEKAEVGLACRVVARVFAVRNEMTDALEYIRQAVEELREVGDPYELARALLVMAEIKAEAGSEYADKVKGCYDEAGRLFRKLKLEYWMAESDYRTGVYACQQGDLARGFRRLSRAERAFAGFDDKAKVRAVNQFLVSLTDQAVALSVSDANEFKLFGNMISPTEVQDLKASGFDQILEVLLQRTNADRAIIFAPDFESQPVAASFSLTPHQVKRFAENFGRLLDEEISSTRPTLRLDCRRDPYINGLLQDVPEVVASIIVIPIRTADGSIEYLYLDKLSSDNALNPFSQAELNFAVGFSDIIALKAAELQKLRLLEDNRRLKEQLQEQAAFPNIITHNAQMIQMLAQVRQVVNSNISVSIEGETGSGKDLLARAIHYNSTRRSKRFISVNCAALPETLLESELFGYKRGAFTGADRDKVGLFEEADGGTFFLDEIADMPLSIQAKVLRVLEEKELVRLGETVPRKVDVRVISATNKDLKQMMASGLFRQDLYYRLSALSFRLPPLRERKEDIPLLIEHFLAESGKHVSPETVRYLVAYDWPGNIRELENEIKKLVLLAGEQDVIGIDVLSSKISSGHVPDIDADEPPTPVGDDLRFNESYSLYDYLAFWERKFIVKALKQQGGVKKHAAAQLNIPESTLRLKIKQYEIDLNRLDSIN